CACACTTGTCCAGCTCGTCAGCGACAAAATCAGGATCATATAGACAAATTCCGCTCCGAAGAGAGCCAAAACCAGAATGTTAAAAAACAGACTCGGAATGGAATTCATCACGTCCACGAGACGCATGAAGCAGGTATCAATCCAGCCGCCAAAATAACCAGAAATCGCTCCAATCAGCGTCCCGATGACGACCGCAGCAAAAGCAACGCTGAAGCCGACCAGCATAGACACCCGGCTGCTATGAATGAGGCGGGACAAAATATCACGACCGAGCTCGTCCGTTCCGAGCACATGCCCTTCTGTTCCAGGAGGCAGGTTGGTAATCATAAAGTCAACCTTTGCCGGATCATGCGGTGCAACCCAATCGGCAAACACAGCAATCCCAATAAAAAACAGGAGCACGATCAAGCCACTAACAGCATACGGATTGCGCATGAATTTTCTGCCCGCAGTTGTCCATAGCCCAGGAGGCTTTTCGCCAGCAGGGTTTGTTGGAAGCTGTCCACCCGGTCGATTCGTTTCAACAACAGTGTCATCTTGAAGCTGTACTTGACTCATGCTGCCCTGCCTCCTTTGCGTCCAAGCTGCACTCGTGGATCAACCAGTGCGTAGATTAAATCGGCTAGCAGGTTTCCGATAATCACCATCAGTGAAATCAGCAACGTGATCGACATCAGCACAGAATACTCACGGGCTACAGCCATTTCGACAAACAGACGGCCCATGCCTGGCCAGTTAAATACACTCTCTGTCAATGCTGCGCCTGCTACCAGAGTCGGCAAATCCAATCCGATGATCGTCACGACAGGGATCAATGCGTTCCGCAGAGCATGGCGGAAAATCACGCGTCTTTCCTTCATTCCTTTGGCACGCGCCGTCCGAATATAGTCCTGCTCCAAAACCTCCAGCATACTGGCGCGCGTATATTTGACATAGGCTGCGATGTTCACCAGTGTTAACACTGTAACAGGTAGAATCAAGTGCAAAATGAGGTCGCTTACCTGTCCCTCTTTCCCCATCGTGTACATGTCAGATAGTGGAAGGAGATTCAACTGCATCGCGAAATACTGTTGTAGCATAATCCCAAACCAGAAGGTCGGCATCGCGAATCCGAGATAGGCAACGATGGAGGCGATCTGGTCAGACAGACCGTATTGCTTTGTGCTGTTGTAGATTCCCCACGGGATGGCGATCAGCATGGAAAGCCCCCACGCTACAGACATGAGCACAAACGTATTCCAGACCGTCGGCCACAAAATATCACCAACAGGAACGTTATTTTTAAAGGTATGGCCCAAATCTCCTTGCAGCAAATTACCGACCCATTTCATGTATTGAATATAGACTGGCTGATCCAACCCCATATTTTTCATCTGGATGAGCTGTGATTCAGGAGACATTCCCGGTGAGAGCATAACTTTTAGCGGTCCTCCGGGTGCTGCATGCATGAGTCCGAACGAAACCACTGTGATCAAAAATAAAACAAGCACGGCTTGTAGTACGCGGCGTACTAAATATTCAGCCAATCAGCATCCTCCTTTCGTTTGAAAGGGGAAGGGACAACAAGGCTGCCCTTCCCCCTTTTCCTATTGCTAACCGCTACCAGCCGAGCTTATTTTTTGGTATCGTCGATCCACCAGTTCAGGAAGCCAAAGGTCTCCCCATATGGAATCATGGATACTGGTTTAAACTCATCCTTATACTTGACGCGAGAAGTCATGCCTCGTGGCGTTCCGTACTGATACATGAATACGTATGGCAGGTTCGTCGAGATTTCTTTTCCGACTTCTTTATAGATCGCTGCGCGTTCCTCTTGTTTAACCGTGGATACAGCTTTTTCCCAGAGCGCATCCAGCTTCGGATTGTCGTACCAGCCAGCGTTGTTGCCAGGAGGGAATGCCTTTTTCCCGAAAGTAGAAATGCCATCCGGGTCTGGATCAGACAATTGCCATCCGAGTAACAGAACCTGGAATTTACCAGGGTTGGCATACTGATCGACAAGAGCCGAGAAGTCTAATGCCTTTGGCTTCGCTTCAATTCCGACCTCTTTCAGGTTTTGTTGAATAACGACTGCTGCCTGTTCACGACGACTGTTCCCCGAGTTGAAAATGAATTCAAAGGAGAAACGATTGCCGTCTTTGGCAAGAATTCCATCTGCCCCGGCTACCCATCCGTCTTCTTTCAGCAATTGTTTTGCTTTCTCTGCACTATATTCGTAATGGACTGCTGCATCGCCCGGGTCTGCCCATGTACCTGGCAGGAACGGTGCATCCATAATTTTTCCGGTTCCTTTCAAGATATTATCGATAATACCTTGACGATTGATTGCGTGGGCAATGGCCTGACGCGTTTTTTGACCTTCAAACAACCCGTAGTTGTTCGGGAAGTTCTTCTTGTCGAAGTTGAAGGCAAAGTATTCATAGCTAGGACCTGGCTCCGTCGAAATGTTGATCGTTCCTTTCGCCTTCACCGCTTCGAGCTGCGTGACAGGAATGGAATCTACCAAGTCAACGTCGCCTTTCATCAAAGCCTGTACTTGTGTGTTTTGATCCGCATAGATTTTGTACACAACCTTTTGGATATGCGGCTTCTTTTCCCCCCAGTAATCTGGGTTAGCATCTAGCACATGGAATTCCTTTTGTTTCCACTCTGACCATTTGAACGGCCCGGAAGTTGGTGTCTTGGCTGGATCTTTTCCGTAAGAATGTGCTTGCAATTCTTTAAACGGTACGTCTTTCAACACGTGGGCTGGTGCCAACTGTTGCATTAATCCAAAAGCAAATGGAGCGTACAATTGAGTCAATTTGATTTCTACAGTGTAATCATCCAATTTTTTCATTTCTTTGACTTTATCGTATTTCGTTATTCCTGGTGCGCCTGTCTCAGGAGCTTTGATTGCATTTATGGTATAAATCAAGTCATCAGCCGTGATTGGCGTTCCATCCGACCATTTCGCATTATTTTTCATCTTGATTGTGTAGGTTAATCCATCTTCGCTTACTTTTGGCAGTTCAGCTGCAAGGGACCAAGGGTAAACCGCTAAATCAAAAGACGGGTTCCGATTGTACAAATACGCTTGGGTGTACTCCATAACGTCGCCGGATGCCGTGTCATTTCCGAAAATCGGATTGATCGTGACGATGTCAGACGTGGTAGAATGCGTGAACGTTCCACCGTCTATTGGTTTCTCATCATCCGTACTGGTCGCCTGAGGAGCTACCTGCTCCACCGGTTTTTTTGCTGGTGCTGGTGTTGTAGTTCCTGGCGAAGCGTTGTTCCCGCTTGAGCAACCGACCAACAGCGCGCCGGTTAAAGAGAGCAACGCCAACGGCTTCAACCAACCTTTCCCTTTTTTCAAATCATTTCCCCCTCTTTCACATGTTTTCAAGCCTTTTCCATAATGGGCAATACATCCCAAGGCCTGTCTTTTTAATATTAAATAATTTTCTGTTATTTGAAAATATTTTCCCTTTAAAAGATTTGAAAAAATCAGATCATTTTATATTCCTTTATAAACCTTAATAATAAATCCCCCTTCCACTGAAGGGGGAGCGAGTCTGCCCTATACTGTTTGGAACTGCAACAGTTCACGTATGATGCTTAGCGCCTTGTCGATATCCGCTGTCTCAATACCGGAATGAGTGACCGCTCGAATTCTGCCGTGACCGAGCTCCGCTACGCGCACCCCATGTGCTTGCGCTGCTTCTATGAAGGTCTGCCACGTATGGACTGGGTGTTCAATCCGGAAGAACACAATATTGGTCTCTACATCTTCCACATGAGTCACGATTCCTGGAATCTCCGCCAGACCACGTGCTAAACGAAGAGCGTTTGCGTGATCAACTGCCAATCGATCCGTCATTTGCTGCAAGGCAACCAAACCTGGCGCTGCAATAATCCCTGCCTGACGCATACCGCCACCCAGCATTTTGCGCAGACGATACACTTTCTGAATAAAGTCTTCTGTTCCGACGACAAGGGAACCAATCGGTGCTGACAACCCTTTCGACAGACATATTTGCACGGAATCGGCATAACGCGCAATCTCTGCCGCATCCACGTCAAGAGCAACGGCGGCATTGAACAAGCGTGCACCGTCCATATGAACGGGCACAGCCTTTTCGTTTGCAAATGCGCGAACCTCTTCCAAATAAGACAGCGGAAGGACACGTCCCCCCATCCGGTTATGCGGGTTTTCCAGGCAGATCAAGGAAGGCAATGCGAATTGTGGATCTTCTGGCTCCAACGGAAATACCCGCGCCATATCCGCGATGTTCAACCTTCCATCTGGCTGTGTCGGAATCGGCTCGTACATAATGCCACCGCACACAGCCGCGCCACCCGCTTCATAGATGTAAATATCCGTCTCATTGCCTACGATTACTTTGGAACCGCGAGGACAATGCGCCATTAAGGATGCCAGATTGGCCATTGTTCCACTCGGCATGAGAATGGCTGCCTCTTTACCCAGCTTCCGGGCCGCTTCTTGCTCCAATTGGCGAACCGTAGGATCTTCTCCGTAGACATCGTCACCGAGTACCGCCTCTTGAATGGCTTCCATCATCTGATTTGTCGGCAAAGTGAATGTATCGCTTCTCAATTCTATCAACGGTTTCATACCCCACTCTCCAATTGCTGACCTACTTGTACACTCAGGCAGTCTTTCACCTGCTCGATCAACTCAGCGGTCTCACTGTAATGCTTGCCTTCCACGATGACATAGCCGAGACGATGCGAGAAATTTTGCGGAGGCTGGACGTTTTGTCCGATTTTCGCATGAATCGCCACTTCAGCAATCCCCGGCAGGTTGCGAACGGTATCCATTCCCTGTATCCCGCCATAGGTTCCCTGACGCTCAGACACGAGAAAATGAATGCCTGCATATTGTCGTTCTTCGACTGTTTGAGATAATTCAGGCGCAAGTCCAGCCGCACACCTGATTTGTTGCAAAAGCAGATCAATCCCTGTTGAACGGCGAACCAACTCTGGAATCATTCCACCAGCAAGCCTTGCGTTTACTTCGATGACAACACAACCTGCTGATGTCCACTTCACTTCTGTATGGGCAGCACCGAACTGGTAGTTCACCGCCTCTAACGCCCTTTCCACCGTTCGCTCGATCTCCTGTTTCTCTTCTGCCGACAACGGTGCAGGGAAAATATGTCCTGCTTCCACGAAAAATGGGTATCCCGTTAACCGTTTCTGGGTAATGCCGATGACAAAGCATTGCCCTTGCCACGAGAACGTCTCCACGCTAAATTCAGGGCCCTCGACATACTGCTCGAGAAGCACTGTCCGAGCTGTTTGCTGACCGCGCGCATTGTACTTGATCGCAAGGATTTCCTTTGCCATATGCTCCACTTCATCCCAGCTAAAGCACAGGCGCACGTTATTCGACCCGCTATCGTCAGCAGGCTTCACCACGCAGGGCAGAGAAATGCAAGAGCGTGCTTCCGTCAATGCCTCCATAGAGTTTATTGCCAAAAATTTAGGCTGAGACACTTGATACCCCTGAAGCTTCTCGCGAAATATCGCTTTATTACGGCAGGCTTCAATCGCCTCCAGCGAATTGCCTGTCCAACCGAATTTCCGGGCCAGCTTGGCAACCGCCTCGAGGTAATAGTCGCTTGTCGACATGATTCCGGCTATCTCTCTGCCTTCCTTAATTACTTGTGCTACACTGTCAGTCAGCTCTGCTTGGGAATTCGTGTCGGTCACGACTACGTGACATTCCAACTCATTCAAGCCGTGGTAACGTTCAGGCTTCTCTGTGAAAAATACGGGCGTAAACCCCAATTCGCGCGCTTTTTTAATAGCGAGCATACCTGTCCCCGTCGTATTCGCTTCAACGAACAGAAAGTGTTTGTTCATTCGGATACATCCCCATCAATTTGGAATAGGACCAGCTAGTCACGACTGTCTTTGGTTCCACACATTGTGGCGTGTCTCGCAGGTTCGTTTGTATCAGACCCTTGCTCTCCCGGTAGGAGTGGCTATAGATCGTATCGACATACCGATCCCCTCGATCCGGCAATATGGCCACGATATTGCACTCACTCCCGACCTGGCTCGCTAACCAGTTGGCTACGGCGTATACGGAGCCCGAGCTGTTGCCAGCAAAAATATGCTCATTACGGGCCAACCGCAGTGTAGCCGCAAATGCCTCAGCATCGTTCAACCAATGCACTTCATCGATCATGGAAAAATCTACGTTCTTTGCGATCAAACTGTTTCCCAAGCCACCTTGCAGACGTGTCGGCTGATCGGGTTGTCCGAATATCACACTCCCCGCTGCATCCACCGCCACGACGCGCAGCTCCTTATTATGATGCTTCAGTTCTCTGGCGGTCCCGGACAAGGAACCCCCACTGCCGACTGCACCAACGAGTACATCAATTCGATTGAGGTCCTGCATCAGCTCGGATGCCAGCGCAGCATATGCACGCGGATTTTCCGGATTATCGTATTGTCGAGGCCAGAACGCTCCTGGATACTCCCTCATTAACTCTTGGAGTCGCTCCAGTCTGGCGCTTTGCCACCCTTGTTTTCCCATCTGCGAAACTACGTGAACATGGCAGCCAAGCGAGGTCAGCTTGGCATACGTAATCGGGTCAATTCTCGGATCAGTCACGATGTGTACGTCGTGCCCCAACTGACGCCCAACCAAGGCCAACCCGCAAGCCAACGTTCCTGACGAGCTCTCGATAATCGGCATGCCCTCCTGAAGTTCTCCTGACTCTATCGCTGCCAAAATCGACTGCTTGGCCACACGATCCTTCATGCCGAACGGATTCATTAGCTCAAGCTTTGCAAATACGGAGCCCACTGCCCTATCATCAAGTCTCAGCTTGACCAGAGGGGTATCCCCGATTGAATCTGCCAGCTGTTCATACCGCATCTACGCTCACATCCTTCCCTTGCTTGCCAGAAAGAAGCCTCTTCATTACCCTCTCCCGCCTTTCTTCGATCGCCTGCAATTGCCCTTGTCGATCTTGCCACTCCCGTTGCAGCTTTTCTGCATGCTCCCTCTGTGCTGTCAGCATCTGCTGTACTTCCTCCGGGTTCGTGGAGCCCGTTGATTTTTTCGCGTACAAGCCCCCCTGCACATCGAAGGAAGCAGCGAGGAGTGAAGCCGTATCCGGCACTTGAAAGCCTGCTTCCGCGCAAGCTTCATAGAGTAACCGTGGATCTCCCGGCTCCGGCGATACACCGTGTTCCAGCGCGCGAACGATGTACCTGCCTGCGATTACCTGAGCTGTTCGGTACGGAATCTCATGCTCCAAGGTCAGCAAATTCGCAAGAGTAAATCCTCCAAAAAAGTCTCGTTTACATATATGGAGCAAACGATCCTCATTGAATTGCAGATGATCGATCACCGCTTTTAACAGGCGCAAGAGCGTTTTGGTTTGTTGAAACAACGACAGAAGATGAGTGCCTGCCTCTTTAGACGTCTCTACCAAATTCGTGAAGGCTGTATTGCGCTGAGCTAGCACCATATCCATATAAAATCCGGTTAGATGCGCACTCTTCCCCCGGATACGCTCCAGGATCGGGAAGTTTCTTTTCTGTGGCATGGCAGAAGATATGCCTGATAGCTCATCCGGCAATTGGAGGAAGTTCATCTCGCTGCTGCCCCATTGAATCAAATCTGTTGTAAACCGGGAGATCAACACTGAGAAGGTGGACAGCTCTCCTGCAATTCTCAAAACCCATTCCCGAGACGCGACCGCCGACAACGCACTCATTCGAGGCTGTCGAAACCCAAGCAGCTTGGACAACCGTTGACGATCCCACGGCAGTTCTACCCCAGCCATGGCCCCTGCCCCAAGTGGGCACTGATTCATGTCGTCATAGATTTGTATCCATCGATTCATGGCTTGCAAAAATTCGTTGTTAATAGAGGAAAGATAGAATCCAGGGGTAATCAATTGTGCGGATTGGTAGTGGGTATATCCTGGCATGGGAACCGAACGATATTGAACAGCCAGTTTATCCATCGATTGAATAAGCTGTCCCAATTCTCCTGTCGTCTCCAGCCATTGCGCACGACCAAACATTACCTGTGCGCACGCTTGGACATCATTGCGGCTGCGATCCATATGCCAACACGGTACCGGTCTCGGGAGCAACCCTTCAATATAACGCTCGAGGGCAAAAGAGATATCGGACATGTTCTGTCCGGGGTCAGGAGCGATTGTTTCGGGTGTAGCGGCCTGAAGTGCCTGTGCGATAGGCAAAGCGTCTTGTCGTGTAATCAAGCCCATCCTGACGTATTCCAACAGCATAGCGAATTCAATTTGAATATACCCAGGCAGCAAATGATCGACTTCATACTTGAACTGTGGTTCCAATACTTCATCATGCAAGAGGCGGCTTGGTGTCGAAGCTATACGGCCCGTTAATTTTACACTCATGCAAAAATACACCTCGCTTCCGACTGAGTAACGATTCAACCAGGAGTTGCACTAAAGAGAGATTCCTCCTGATTTTTGTTCCACATATTCGTAGCTTTGTTCTTTTTTCATTCTCAAGTGTGGATTCATCAACATGAGAACCACAATAAGAAGTCCCGCTCCGCCAATAATTCCAAATATCGTAAAGATGGAAACAAGACCAGTAGTCAGACCTACCAGAAAGACCGAAACAGGCATAGCGCACTGAACCATTACACTAATCAAGCTCGATGCTCTTCCCAAGACTTCTTTGGGCACCATCAAGGTGATCAACGTGCCCATTTTGATATTCACAAATGCAGAGCCTATTCCATTCACAAATACACAAATAACTTGCCAAACAAGCGGAATGCCAAACGCAAACACTCCGATTCCGATACTAAACAGACTAATGCCGCAGCAAATGTAAATAATCGCATCATATCGATTCAAATAATTAATACATAGCGACCCAAGCATAATCCCGATAAAAAAGCTGATCTCGAGCATGGCCAATTCGGTAACATTGGTTACAACCAGTGGCAGCAAGATCGTTTCTGGAGCCGTCAAAAAATTGAGGATGGTAAAATAAATCATGCAGTTTCGCAAAAAATCATGCTTCGTAATCGCATGGATTCCATCCTTCAAATCCGTCATGATCATCTTGGCTGTAAACTCACTGACAGTAGAAACGACAAGCTCCCTCTCGTTAATCCATAAAATAATCAGTGCACCTAACAAATAGGTGACGACATTCAAAATAAAAGCATATTCCATCCCAACCGCGATCAACCCCGCTGCCAATGCAGGAGCCGCCAAGCTGACAATCGTTTGAATCATCTGCGATAAACTTTGGGCTTGCGTCATATGTTGTTCGGGAACCAGCGTCCGTATTGCTACCGTGAGTGCTGGCCGAAAGAAGGCACTGACTGTGGTCAGCAAAACGGCGATGATGATCAGTGCAGCAGGATGTAGCCTATCAAACAAAAACAACAGGACGATGCATAAAATGAGCGCAGCTCTCAATAAATGCGAGACGACCATGATCCTCTTTTTATTTCCCCGGTCAACAAAAACGCCCGCGAATAATCCGAATAGGATCAATGGAATGGTTTCCGCTGCCAATAAAACTGACATTAACAAAGGACTTTCCGTCAAAACCTTCATTAGCCAAATAAGCGCTAATCGATACACGCCATCTCCCATATTCGAGACAAATTGCGAAAAGATTAAATAGCGATAACTTTTCAAGCTCAGTAACGCCCGAAAAGATACCTTTTCATTAACGCTTACTGGCTGTTCCATCTCGATAATCCACTCCCAGTACGAACGGAATCAATTTTGGGGGGAAGATGACTTCCGTGCATGCCAGAAGCCATCTCTTGAATCTGCTCCTCTACGTGTGATACACGTGCACTTCTTTATTCAATTCACTTAAGCATCTATACCCTAGTTCGAGCTTTTGATAGAAGTCAGGTCCTTCTTTCAACAATAAAATGCCGAGGCTGGTCCCACTATGCGCCACAACCGTACCTAACCCTCCAATTTTCTCGTTGATCTCCATGACTTCCGGCAACAGTTTCTTGGGTAGAATTTTTTGATTCAAGATCGCACTTCTGGACGACACGGCACCTATCGTGTGGACATCTCTTTCTCTGATCGCTTTCGTGATTTTTTGTAACAACACGCTGTACTCTATCTTTTCTTCTTCGGTATATGGCTTCGTTCGTTTATTGAACTCAACCGTATCGATGGTTCCTCCCTCATCAATACTTAGAATGCATAATGCCGGCAGTTCCCCGATGTACTCTCGCAATCTGACTTCTTTATGGTAGTAAGAAACGGAACCCTCATACATTACGCCATCCGTCGGCTCAATACTCAACAAAAACCACTCTAGTAAGGAAGGCTCGATGTTTATATGGAAGCAATTCCCAATAGCTCGGGAGGCAGCCACCAAATCTGCTGATGAGCTTGCCAAGCCTTTTCCAACCGGAAGTTCAGAGTTGATCTCCAAAATTCCACCTGCCGGCAATCCGTAGTGCTGAATGATTTTTTCGACCAACCTTTTAGACTTTTGCTTGGAGCGTGGCACGACGACGATCTCCTGCAAGGTTGGAATCGAATAAAAAGTAGCGTAGGATGCATTTTTGATAGGCAAAGTAACCAGAAAATCCCGATTATTTTCTTCGAGAATCCCCTGCAGAAGTTC
This genomic stretch from Brevibacillus brevis harbors:
- a CDS encoding ABC transporter permease; its protein translation is MSQVQLQDDTVVETNRPGGQLPTNPAGEKPPGLWTTAGRKFMRNPYAVSGLIVLLFFIGIAVFADWVAPHDPAKVDFMITNLPPGTEGHVLGTDELGRDILSRLIHSSRVSMLVGFSVAFAAVVIGTLIGAISGYFGGWIDTCFMRLVDVMNSIPSLFFNILVLALFGAEFVYMILILSLTSWTSVARLVRGQFLQLREMQYVEAARAIGVSHWGIITRHLVRNAMAPIIVYATLMVGSAILSESGLSYLGLGIQPPETSWGLMLSKAQEFMLVDPLQALYPGLCILLVVLAVNFVGDGIRDAFDPRKKKKNPKRRLNKWNATSSK
- a CDS encoding ABC transporter permease, which encodes MAEYLVRRVLQAVLVLFLITVVSFGLMHAAPGGPLKVMLSPGMSPESQLIQMKNMGLDQPVYIQYMKWVGNLLQGDLGHTFKNNVPVGDILWPTVWNTFVLMSVAWGLSMLIAIPWGIYNSTKQYGLSDQIASIVAYLGFAMPTFWFGIMLQQYFAMQLNLLPLSDMYTMGKEGQVSDLILHLILPVTVLTLVNIAAYVKYTRASMLEVLEQDYIRTARAKGMKERRVIFRHALRNALIPVVTIIGLDLPTLVAGAALTESVFNWPGMGRLFVEMAVAREYSVLMSITLLISLMVIIGNLLADLIYALVDPRVQLGRKGGRAA
- a CDS encoding peptide-binding protein; its protein translation is MKKGKGWLKPLALLSLTGALLVGCSSGNNASPGTTTPAPAKKPVEQVAPQATSTDDEKPIDGGTFTHSTTSDIVTINPIFGNDTASGDVMEYTQAYLYNRNPSFDLAVYPWSLAAELPKVSEDGLTYTIKMKNNAKWSDGTPITADDLIYTINAIKAPETGAPGITKYDKVKEMKKLDDYTVEIKLTQLYAPFAFGLMQQLAPAHVLKDVPFKELQAHSYGKDPAKTPTSGPFKWSEWKQKEFHVLDANPDYWGEKKPHIQKVVYKIYADQNTQVQALMKGDVDLVDSIPVTQLEAVKAKGTINISTEPGPSYEYFAFNFDKKNFPNNYGLFEGQKTRQAIAHAINRQGIIDNILKGTGKIMDAPFLPGTWADPGDAAVHYEYSAEKAKQLLKEDGWVAGADGILAKDGNRFSFEFIFNSGNSRREQAAVVIQQNLKEVGIEAKPKALDFSALVDQYANPGKFQVLLLGWQLSDPDPDGISTFGKKAFPPGNNAGWYDNPKLDALWEKAVSTVKQEERAAIYKEVGKEISTNLPYVFMYQYGTPRGMTSRVKYKDEFKPVSMIPYGETFGFLNWWIDDTKK
- the ltaE gene encoding low-specificity L-threonine aldolase, with product MKPLIELRSDTFTLPTNQMMEAIQEAVLGDDVYGEDPTVRQLEQEAARKLGKEAAILMPSGTMANLASLMAHCPRGSKVIVGNETDIYIYEAGGAAVCGGIMYEPIPTQPDGRLNIADMARVFPLEPEDPQFALPSLICLENPHNRMGGRVLPLSYLEEVRAFANEKAVPVHMDGARLFNAAVALDVDAAEIARYADSVQICLSKGLSAPIGSLVVGTEDFIQKVYRLRKMLGGGMRQAGIIAAPGLVALQQMTDRLAVDHANALRLARGLAEIPGIVTHVEDVETNIVFFRIEHPVHTWQTFIEAAQAHGVRVAELGHGRIRAVTHSGIETADIDKALSIIRELLQFQTV
- a CDS encoding ATP-grasp domain-containing protein is translated as MNKHFLFVEANTTGTGMLAIKKARELGFTPVFFTEKPERYHGLNELECHVVVTDTNSQAELTDSVAQVIKEGREIAGIMSTSDYYLEAVAKLARKFGWTGNSLEAIEACRNKAIFREKLQGYQVSQPKFLAINSMEALTEARSCISLPCVVKPADDSGSNNVRLCFSWDEVEHMAKEILAIKYNARGQQTARTVLLEQYVEGPEFSVETFSWQGQCFVIGITQKRLTGYPFFVEAGHIFPAPLSAEEKQEIERTVERALEAVNYQFGAAHTEVKWTSAGCVVIEVNARLAGGMIPELVRRSTGIDLLLQQIRCAAGLAPELSQTVEERQYAGIHFLVSERQGTYGGIQGMDTVRNLPGIAEVAIHAKIGQNVQPPQNFSHRLGYVIVEGKHYSETAELIEQVKDCLSVQVGQQLESGV
- a CDS encoding PLP-dependent cysteine synthase family protein: MRYEQLADSIGDTPLVKLRLDDRAVGSVFAKLELMNPFGMKDRVAKQSILAAIESGELQEGMPIIESSSGTLACGLALVGRQLGHDVHIVTDPRIDPITYAKLTSLGCHVHVVSQMGKQGWQSARLERLQELMREYPGAFWPRQYDNPENPRAYAALASELMQDLNRIDVLVGAVGSGGSLSGTARELKHHNKELRVVAVDAAGSVIFGQPDQPTRLQGGLGNSLIAKNVDFSMIDEVHWLNDAEAFAATLRLARNEHIFAGNSSGSVYAVANWLASQVGSECNIVAILPDRGDRYVDTIYSHSYRESKGLIQTNLRDTPQCVEPKTVVTSWSYSKLMGMYPNEQTLSVR
- a CDS encoding argininosuccinate lyase, whose translation is MSVKLTGRIASTPSRLLHDEVLEPQFKYEVDHLLPGYIQIEFAMLLEYVRMGLITRQDALPIAQALQAATPETIAPDPGQNMSDISFALERYIEGLLPRPVPCWHMDRSRNDVQACAQVMFGRAQWLETTGELGQLIQSMDKLAVQYRSVPMPGYTHYQSAQLITPGFYLSSINNEFLQAMNRWIQIYDDMNQCPLGAGAMAGVELPWDRQRLSKLLGFRQPRMSALSAVASREWVLRIAGELSTFSVLISRFTTDLIQWGSSEMNFLQLPDELSGISSAMPQKRNFPILERIRGKSAHLTGFYMDMVLAQRNTAFTNLVETSKEAGTHLLSLFQQTKTLLRLLKAVIDHLQFNEDRLLHICKRDFFGGFTLANLLTLEHEIPYRTAQVIAGRYIVRALEHGVSPEPGDPRLLYEACAEAGFQVPDTASLLAASFDVQGGLYAKKSTGSTNPEEVQQMLTAQREHAEKLQREWQDRQGQLQAIEERRERVMKRLLSGKQGKDVSVDAV
- a CDS encoding MFS transporter, producing the protein MEQPVSVNEKVSFRALLSLKSYRYLIFSQFVSNMGDGVYRLALIWLMKVLTESPLLMSVLLAAETIPLILFGLFAGVFVDRGNKKRIMVVSHLLRAALILCIVLLFLFDRLHPAALIIIAVLLTTVSAFFRPALTVAIRTLVPEQHMTQAQSLSQMIQTIVSLAAPALAAGLIAVGMEYAFILNVVTYLLGALIILWINERELVVSTVSEFTAKMIMTDLKDGIHAITKHDFLRNCMIYFTILNFLTAPETILLPLVVTNVTELAMLEISFFIGIMLGSLCINYLNRYDAIIYICCGISLFSIGIGVFAFGIPLVWQVICVFVNGIGSAFVNIKMGTLITLMVPKEVLGRASSLISVMVQCAMPVSVFLVGLTTGLVSIFTIFGIIGGAGLLIVVLMLMNPHLRMKKEQSYEYVEQKSGGISL
- a CDS encoding kinase: MSMIKTSSISRFPNTNDVGIGVSVGTFGELLQGILEENNRDFLVTLPIKNASYATFYSIPTLQEIVVVPRSKQKSKRLVEKIIQHYGLPAGGILEINSELPVGKGLASSSADLVAASRAIGNCFHINIEPSLLEWFLLSIEPTDGVMYEGSVSYYHKEVRLREYIGELPALCILSIDEGGTIDTVEFNKRTKPYTEEEKIEYSVLLQKITKAIRERDVHTIGAVSSRSAILNQKILPKKLLPEVMEINEKIGGLGTVVAHSGTSLGILLLKEGPDFYQKLELGYRCLSELNKEVHVYHT